tgttGTGTGGTTTGGGAATATTAAAGGggtgagcttttctgatattcagcCTGATTGGCACTGTGTGCTGGATTGTTAGTTTGCGCTGGTTTTACTCGCTTTTTTTAGTTTTCCGTTTTTTTCTTATGTTTCTTTGTATGGGGTTTTTCAGACTTCACTGTgtagatgtcttattctcctggttgtatattcttaaactattaatgaaattcttcttttactaaaaaaataaaataaaataaataagatagGGGTGCAAATAGGAAATATCTGGGTTGATTTTTGTATCTCTGTTATGTTGAACAGTTGGGGTTGAGTTCAACCATACCTGCCATTCCAAAATTGCTAGACTTTTAGAGAAAGGCCCAAGTTCTCTGAATGATTTGAGACACCCTGGAGAGGCCGAAGGGTTTTATTTTCAGTTCTAGCAGACAAATATCTGAATATTGTTTTGATAAGTTCTCTTATACTTCTTTTTGTTTCATTGGGTAATTTAGACCTCTAATATTCCAGCATGAAATTGCGTTCATTTGGGGTGTGGGGTTTTTCCTCATGTTTAACCAGAACTTTTGGGGTCccccttctttatttttgtatctCTGTTATGTTGAACAGATTGGGGTTGAGTTCAACCATACCTGCCATTCCAAAATTGCTAGAGTTTTAGAGAAAGGCCCAAGTTCTCTGAATGATTTAAGACACCCTGGAGAGGCCAAAGGGTTTTATTTTCAGTTCTAGCAGACAAATATCTGAATATTGTTTTGATAAGTTCTCTTATACTTCTTTTTGTTTCATTGGGTTATTTAGACCTCTAATATTCCAGCATGAAATTGCATTCATTTGGGGtgtggggtttggggtttttccTCATGTTTAACCAGAACTTTTGGGGTCCCCCttcttttttcatttctttccccAGATGGTTTATCAGCTGGATCAGCCAAGGGGATTTCCCCTGGTTTCTTGTTGGGACTTACCTTTGGCTTATGGGGAGTTCACAGCAATCTGTTTTGGGAGCTTTTCAATTTCCCTTCCTTCCGCTTTCTTCTTATCAGTGATTTTTTTGGAGGTTATTATGCTACCAGAAGCTATAGAGCAGGGTTCCTCCAGGGTTGACTCTACTTGGTGGCTTGCCCAGGTTCTTCATGTGTTTCCATTTTTTGGcttttcttgtttcttgcttTGTACTGGCTCCGTGTGAGTAGGTTCCCAATTGGAAGCTTGAGATCCCCAAAGTAGGGCAGATCCTCCTCCATGTTGATCTGAATGCAAATGCGAGCATAGGTGAGGTTTCTCATCTGCTTAGTCAACAGTCGAGGAATTGGTGCTTTCCTATTGAGCTGGCAGTATAGCTGAGGCCCAAAGATGTGCAGTAGACTTATGGGATGTTGTAGTATTTCTCGCCCAAATGGGGAGTTTTTCCAACTTTATGCTGTTGCTTTCAATTGAATGGTCCAATTGGGATAGAAAAAGGGGATGATTTTCTATGAACTAGGGCCGTTTTCCAAACCTGCATGAATCTTGGCTTAGGACAAGAATTTCAGATGTCTTCAATGATTGAGTGGCTAGGCTCTGGAACTGGTATCTTGATGAGGGGTTCTGGAGATTAGAGGGTGTGTTTCGGAGGCACACATTTGCTCATAGTTGCTAATGTGCGCTGGGAGCAAAATGAGAGGTTTCCCACTTCTAATTTAAttctaaaataataaattattaatgaaaatagaattaatattataataatgttataataacataatataatggttaaaatttggagatcatattcccccaattattttaattaattggaTTATTCAATGTTGAATTTTTTTAGTTTCTGACAGTTGAAACTTTTAAGACGGACTTAATTAGGTACATAATTTTaatagttttttttctttttctgttgaCTATATAATTATTCTTCAAATATTGCTTATACAGGTGATAGGTATAATAGTCTTCTTAAAATGCTTCTTAGGATTCATGTTTTGAACCGAACACTGACATGGGCATCGTATGTGTATTATTGGGAATCTTACAGCATGAACTAAACAAAAATATCCCATGAGGCAGGCATCCCATTTCCAGAAATGAGATTCCTAGGAAAGGCAtttcatgggaatatttttgatTCCACTAACTAGACATCCCCTAAATTTAAGCCAAAAAACTTTAATACTTAAAAAATCATCAAATCAATTCCCTATAGTAAGGctatgaaaattaaataaaatggacAAGAATCAAGATATATGTTCGATTTATCTGCATATTGCATCCTACATCAACGATTCACATCCATAAGATGATAGGAAGAAATGTATGGCATAGTATTCTCACTGCATTGTAACCTAAATATCTTTAGGTAGCACTTGCAACTTTGACAATTGGACTGTTATAAATAGATTGTGATGCTGTCTTTATTGTTCGTGTCTTTTTATGCATGCGTGTGCATGTATGTGTGGACTTGGTGCTGCTTTCCCAAACATTGGCCATGATTTTGAAATCTGGAGCCAGAGGTGGTCTTTTGGTATAAAAATTATTACTCTTCCAAAATATGAATggataatatatattaatatatacaatataatGCTGATGAAAAAAAATTTGTGGGGTAGATAACAAGAATGAATAACTCTAGATAAAGTGTGTTCCTAAGTATCATTCTTCTCAACTAACAATTGTTGCTGCAAAGGCATTTTCAAGGCATGCCTCGGTATTTTGGAACCTAAACTCATCGAAGTAATTTTCTAAAAGCGCAAGTCCCAAAATGCGAAAGCTTTTCTTCTGGTAGACACACGCTCGAGTAAAAAGGTGTGCATTTTACACCTTGCCAGAGAAGGCGTACACATAATGTCAACAGTTATTATATATTTTCTTATCAGAAAAAGAATGGATTTGGGCTCGAAAGGACTCCATTGATTTTTTATGCAGCTGAAAGTGAAGAGATAAGCTGCCAGTTAAGCTTCACTGATCTCTCTTTGCCTTTGACTCAAATTTGTTCATACCCACCTTCACTCTTGATTGTTAATCGCATGCAGCAGCTTCTTTGATGGTCTCTCTCGACCTTCCTCGCCCTTTGATGAGCTTCTCTGATCGACATCTGATGCTATCTCGATTGTATCTGTTCTAAAAAACTCCTTTATTTTAGATTTCTCTCCAGGATGATGTGCATGAGAAGCACAGAAGAGAGTTGAGAGAAGGGCTGTGCTGCTGGAATTTGGGTCATGAGATATTTCATTGGATCTATTTGACTCTCTGCTGCAATAGGGAAAGTGGCAATCTTGTATTTCCTTTATGTACTTAAAAAATAATCTTTGTTCTTTAGTTTTGTAAACCCCTGTGCAAGTGATAAAAGGGTAGTGGGAAATTGAGAGACGTGTCATTTTCTCGGGTATGCATTGTAGTGCACCTCAGTTGGTAAATTCAATTCTGAAGCTTTTTTTTTTGGTGCGAACTGTTTCTTTGACTTTTTTATTGACAAAAATACACAAACAAATTGGAGGGATTTTTTTTCCCCCTTAAAACTTCAAATCTAGATAAGCAATAGAAGTCATATGGCCTTGAATTTATGCCTTAAATGTTTTTGAGATGTTACTTAATTGgccattttattattttgttatgtTATTCATTATGATAAACACCAAATGTGATGCAGAGttttaagattttattttttatttatttttattatgtcagttaaatatagtaaatgGAGTAtgagttaaaataaataaataattgtaaaACATTCTTGTTTTATATTTGTCATGAGAACCCATTGTCAGTCAATGTACTGCATGTATAAACGATGTGATTTGGAAGTGTGAGTGTGCTTCACTTCACGCTTTAGCATATAACTCAAATTTCAAGAACTGTGAACCTGACTAGTCACCATGACTACGAATTTTTTGTTTAAGCTTATTGCTCCTCTATCATTTCCTTCATGTAGATTCCAGCTAGATGTTGTAGAAACTATCCTTGATTTAGCTGTTTACAATCTGATCCAGTGTTAGATGATGGAAGGTAATAGGATAGTTTGACTGCTTTATTTTATGTCCTTTTCTAACAGTTGCTTATCTATTAAATGGCAGTGGAACTGGAGCTTTGGCCATTTTTTTGCGGAAACTTTTGCAACTTGATATCACTACTTCAGACTATAATGATccagaaattgaagaaaatattgcTCACAATTGCACGATGAATGGGATAACACCAATCCTTCCTCACATAAAGCGTGAGTGGCTTTTCCTGTGCAGTCCTATGGCTCATTGTTTATAACTAAGCAGACAGGATGAGTCAATTTGGTATGGATTGTTGTAATATTTGATGCTGTTGACTCCTATCCACTGCCATCCCCCAAATAAGCAGTTGAAAAGTTTTTTCGATCTAATTGCAGAGTCCAGATGGTTATGATCAGGATAATCTTGACCCTATGATCTGGTGAACAGGATCAATCTTATGATGGTTCCCTAGTACCTAGACATGGATTATAAGGCATGCCATTTTGGCTGTTCACTAGGGaggagaaaatattttgctttCTCCTGTCCAAAGTTTGGCTCTTTTGTTTGTTTACTGTGCAAATGATAGCTGCATGTTTTAtctttttaattgtttttttttattattatttattattttcatttcttcAAATAGGTTTGTACGAATGACAAAACTTCTCATGTTTCCAGATTCATGGGGAGACACATTTCCAACAACAGAGCCAGACTGGGACCTGGTTATTGCTAGTGATATTCTATTGTGTGAGCATCCCACTTCACATTAGCTCGttcaaaattcttgaaatttGAGAGTTCTTTTCAATTGAAAGAGtgtaatttttcttaaaagaactGCATGATTTAGTTAATCAAGTCGATCAGCATTCACCAAATGGAAGGACAAATGAATTCCAGATTCCTTGATACAAGGGATAATTTGGCACTTGAGACTATCTAATAAGAGTTGAGAAAAGGGTTTGCCGGCAGTGATTgcaaaattcaattttaatttttggaatcAATTGCATATTCCCTTCGTGCTTGATGAGCATGATTGAGTTGTCTCATGCTGAGTCCATTGTCCATTTGAGGTGACTTTTAAATTCACATTGCAGTGTGTAGCAATTCCTATGTCTTTAGCTGAGGTGGGAATTGAAGAGGAGTTCCTGgtgattttatattttgtagggAAGGTTCCATCCCCCCTCCCTCCTCTTTGTTTTGGTTTTCTTGAATGTTGATTGGGTTTCCTATGTTTAGGATGTAGGCAGATTACTTGGCCAAGAGGATTGCTACCCCTTTTGAGGATTATTCCCCCTTGGTGAGGGGTCCATCTTTTCGTGCtcctatattttttttcttctttctatttttactttattatttccTTGCTTTTTTCAAGAAGACATCCAACTCCTCCTCTCTGCTCACTGTATTTTGCAACTTTTAATGTTttgtttatttatctatttgtttTGGCCCAAAGATAATGAACTAGGCACCTTCATCCTTATTGAGGGGAGGGTTGGATCCAGGTTTGTGGTACTGCCCCTTTGATAGTTCACAAACAAGCCAGCTGATCCCATTCTTTCTCAATTAAAGAATACAATACGGGCAATGCTTCCGTGATAAAATCAGATGGTCCTCAGACATGCTAGTTCCATGACAATTTTTGACTCATGTCTTGTCttgtgacatttttttttttttaaagcacaTGCGAACCATTTGCTAATCATTAATGGAAAATGTTTGATTGAATCACCAAAAAACCACCAATAACTTGGGCCATCTTTGGAAGAAGGTTGTCTCACTGCCTTGCATGTCTAGCTTGATGTTTAACAAACTAATTTCTTTACCAACAGGGACATTTGCTTCCTGGTTAAAACCTGCTAATCATTTAACCCAAGATGGAAATTTTATGACCTATTCCTTCTGTATGGATGCTGTAGATGTGAAACAGTACACCAACTTGATAACAACTCTCTCCTTTCTCCTAAAATCTTTCAAGTCAAAGGATGAAAACACACTGGCTCTGATGGAAGAAGGTAATTATGGTGGCATCATGTAAGTTAATTCCGTAATTTTTTTTGCATGGAGTTGGAAATAGACCAGTTGTCTGATTCTTTTATACATTCTACTGCAGAAACAACTGTAGGGTTGCCTCGGCCAGCATTTTTAATGAGTTGGAGACGTCGAATAGGAAAGGAGGATGAGTCCCTTTTCTTCACTGGCTGTGAAAATGCTGGTCTTGATGTACAGCATTTGGGATCTCGTGTGTATTGCATCAAGCCTAGGAAAACAACTCTTGAAGGGGGAACAAGCGGTCACGCGAAATCGTTCCATTAACTTCAGTTGCCTTCCAGAGGTAGTTCTCACAGAAGATGTGGCTTTATAGATATACTTCATCAATTTTCTCATGATATTTTCAGACTCCATTACATATATAGGAccaagaaagggaaaaaaaagtgTTTTAAGGTCCGTTGTGAAGAAGTCAATTCCAACATAcgcatgcaaaaaaaaaaaaaaaagaaaaagaaaaagaaaaagaaaaaaagaattgcaGTCCATTATTTCACCATTCTTTCTTAGAATTGGTAATTCTCAAAAATCATGTTCGTCCATACAGCTTAAAGTACATTATTTCTATATGAAATCTAGGC
This Malania oleifera isolate guangnan ecotype guangnan chromosome 11, ASM2987363v1, whole genome shotgun sequence DNA region includes the following protein-coding sequences:
- the LOC131168526 gene encoding protein N-terminal and lysine N-methyltransferase EFM7, translating into MDIALFSPSSLFADADACSSDEEATGTHQRYMERRHQFPGMELLIREFSFHKLNANLLWPGTFAFAEWLIQHQSWIEGRHCIELGSGTGALAIFLRKLLQLDITTSDYNDPEIEENIAHNCTMNGITPILPHIKHSWGDTFPTTEPDWDLVIASDILLYVKQYTNLITTLSFLLKSFKSKDENTLALMEEETTVGLPRPAFLMSWRRRIGKEDESLFFTGCENAGLDVQHLGSRVYCIKPRKTTLEGGTSGHAKSFH